The following nucleotide sequence is from Tolumonas lignilytica.
TCCGGTGGCAACAAAAATAGCGGGTGGCTCTGCAGTGGGAACCGGGTTCACCAGCTATACTGAATTAGCAGCAAAATTGGGATTGATCCCGACTGAAAATCAGGTCGAATTGAATCTGCCCTGGGCTCAGGACATGCTGCCACAAGCCGTTGCCGCCTTTGAAGCAGGTGAGTATTGTGATCCGTCTCTGGCTACACCTGTATATTTACGTGATAAGGTGACTTGGAAAAAATTGCCAGGTCGTGAATAATTAGTAAACAGGAATAACAAAGTCCGTTTTCTATGAATATTGCTGCTGCCAATCTTTCGATCACTGGATTAAACCGACCGGATAGCATTATCTATCCGGGGAAAGATCGTGCCAGCGAGGAAACGACAGAGCAATCCGGCAAAACGACTTCCGATACAGTGTTGTTTGCCGATGGTGCCGAAGAGGCTGCCGAAAAACTCACCTATGATCAACCCAGCCCGAAACAAAGTCGGGCTATCTATGCTTACAAGGATATCGCCTTTCAGGATCGCCGTGCTCAGATTGAGCAGATGGTTCGTGTCGATATGTATGCCTGATTTTCTTTCTATCTGAGACTGACACATGAAATGGATTGCATGCTTTGTGGTCATGTTTTTGACCGCTTGTGCCAATAATAATACCGGTTATTATGCAGACGATTCAGTCTTGATCCGCCAGCAATTTACGCAAATGGCGCAGCCCAATAACCCGCAAGGCTGGTTGGTCAAATGGAGTGGGGTGATCGCTGCAACCCGTAATCTGGCCTCAGGCACCGAAGTTGAAATCGTCTATCTGCCGCTCGGTTATAATGGGGTGCCGCAGCAATCAGAACAATCTCCCGGACGTTTCATCGCGGTATTTCCTCAGCTATTAGACCCTGTGTTGTATGCGAAAGGCCGTAGCATCACTGTTTCTGGTAAAACGGGTGAATCGCGAGAAGGCAAAATTGGGGATATGCCATACCGTTTTGCGGTGATCAATGCCACTGAACACAAACTTTGGCCAATCGTGAAAGAAGTCGAGGTTCGGTACGAATCCCCGCTATTTGATGACGGTTTTTATTTCCAGCATCGGGTGTTTGTTCCCCGCTAAATCAATCATTCTTCGGTGGCAATAATCATCAATTGTTATCTGATTGTTGCCATTCTTGATTCCTCGTTTCATACTAGCAGCCACTTGTCGGAGTGCCCTTTGGGCTGAGACCGTTGATTCGGGATCCGTTGAACCTGATCAGGCTAAAACCTGCGAAGGGAACAAGAGTTGCGCTCAGGAATAATTCCTCGTCAGATCTAAACGATCTTTTGCCGCAAAACTCCTCTCAACGCCACTTCCGGCAAGCCATCCGAAATCTATTTAAGGTGAGCTTGCTATGTCGAAAAATCTAACTGCACGTGAACGTCGTGATTCCGCAAAAGAATATTTATCTACGCTGGCGGCACAGACGTTTCCGAATTCAGACCGCGAATATCTGGAAGGCCCACGCCCTGATATCCGTGTGCCGATGCGTCGAATTCATCTGTCACCCTCTTTAGTAGGTGGTACAAAGCAAGCTCCAATTTATGAAGAAAATGCACCGGTGTTGGTGTATGACACCTCCGGAGCTTATGGCGATCCTGAGCAGTTGGTCGATGTTACGGTAGGTTTGAAACCCATCCGTCAGAACTGGATCTTGGAACGTAATGATACCGAAGAGGTATTGGAGCCTACTTCGGCATTTACCCGCGCACAGGCAGAACAACTGCAGTTAGTTCCGCAAATGAAAGTGAAGGCCCAGATCCGCAAAGCCAAAGCTGGCCAGTGTGTCAGTCAGCTGCATTATGCGCGTAAAGGCATCATCACACCGGAAATGGAATATATTGCGGTACGTGAAAACCAGCGTCGTTTGCAAGAGGGTGAAAAAGGGATCACGGCGGAATTTGTCCGTCAGGAAGTCGCAGAAGGACGCGCCATTATTCCGTCTAATATCAATCACCCGGAAAGTGAGCCGATGATCATTGGCCGTAACTTCCTTGTTAAAATCAACTCCAATATCGGTAACTCGTCTATCAGTTCCAGTATTGAAGAAGAAGTGGAAAAACTGATCTGGTCTACTCGTTGGGGGGCAGATACAGTGATGGATCTCTCTACTGGTCGTCATATCCATGCGACACGTGAGTGGATCCTGCGTAACAGCCCGGTGCCTATCGGCACGGTTCCGATGTATCAGGCATTGGAAAAAGTGAACGGTATTGCAGAAGATCTGAGCTGGGAAGTGATGCGTGATACGCTGATCGAACAGGCTGAACAGGGCGTCGATTATTTCACCATCCATGCGGGTCTGTTGTTGCGTTATGTTCCGCTGACGGCCAAACGTGTCACCGGGATTGTTTCCCGTGGCGGTTCTATCATTGCCAAATGGTGTCTGGCGCATCATCAGGAAAACTTCCTCTACACGCATTTCCGCGAAATTTGTGAGATCTGCGCACAATATGACGTGGCACTGTCATTAGGGGATGGCTTGCGTCCAGGTTCAATTGCTGATGCTAATGACGAAGCACAATTTTCTGAATTGAGAACCTTGGGTGAATTGACGCAAGTTGCGTGGGAATATGATGTTCAGGTCATGATTGAAGGGCCGGGCCATGTGCCGATGCATCTGATTAAAGAAAACATGGATGAGCAGCTCAAGCATTGTCACGGCGCCCCGTTCTATACCTTAGGCCCGCTAACCACCGATATCGCACCGGGCTATGACCATTTCACCTCTGGTATCGGCGCGGCCATGATCGGCTGGTTTGGATGTGCGATGCTTTGCTATGTGACTCCGAAAGAGCATCTC
It contains:
- a CDS encoding Slp family lipoprotein, producing MKWIACFVVMFLTACANNNTGYYADDSVLIRQQFTQMAQPNNPQGWLVKWSGVIAATRNLASGTEVEIVYLPLGYNGVPQQSEQSPGRFIAVFPQLLDPVLYAKGRSITVSGKTGESREGKIGDMPYRFAVINATEHKLWPIVKEVEVRYESPLFDDGFYFQHRVFVPR
- the thiC gene encoding phosphomethylpyrimidine synthase ThiC; this translates as MSKNLTARERRDSAKEYLSTLAAQTFPNSDREYLEGPRPDIRVPMRRIHLSPSLVGGTKQAPIYEENAPVLVYDTSGAYGDPEQLVDVTVGLKPIRQNWILERNDTEEVLEPTSAFTRAQAEQLQLVPQMKVKAQIRKAKAGQCVSQLHYARKGIITPEMEYIAVRENQRRLQEGEKGITAEFVRQEVAEGRAIIPSNINHPESEPMIIGRNFLVKINSNIGNSSISSSIEEEVEKLIWSTRWGADTVMDLSTGRHIHATREWILRNSPVPIGTVPMYQALEKVNGIAEDLSWEVMRDTLIEQAEQGVDYFTIHAGLLLRYVPLTAKRVTGIVSRGGSIIAKWCLAHHQENFLYTHFREICEICAQYDVALSLGDGLRPGSIADANDEAQFSELRTLGELTQVAWEYDVQVMIEGPGHVPMHLIKENMDEQLKHCHGAPFYTLGPLTTDIAPGYDHFTSGIGAAMIGWFGCAMLCYVTPKEHLGLPNKEDVKQGLMAYKIAAHAADLAKGHPGAQIRDNAMSKARFEFRWEDQFNLALDPDTARAYHDEDLPQESGKVAHFCSMCGPKFCSMKISQEVRQLDSEGAFDDVKQGMEQQAATFRELGGELYLAKEVE